Part of the Bradyrhizobium diazoefficiens genome, AGCGCTCCCGCTCCATAGTCACTAGCACAAGCATTTGAATAGGCCGTCCCACCGCCTTCGGCGAAACAATTGAGACATCGGCCTCGATGATGCCTTCCGAACGGAGCCTCTTCAGGCGTCGCTGGCACGCGGTGGCAGACAGTCCGGCCATTTCGCCGATCATCTCGGAAGTCAGACGATTATTCTTTTGCACGATCTCAAGGATGCGGGCGTCGATTCGGTCGTATGGCATCTCGGTCCCAGCTCCGCTGAATTTCACCGCGAAATGGCTGAACGGCGCAGAAAAGCATCCAAAACACTATCTCAAAATGCATAGGGTGATTTCAACAATGGCGAATCCCGTAAAAGATCGGATCTTGGCCGAACTTCTTGAGATTGCCGAAGTGCTGCTTGTGATCGTCTACCTGAAGACGATCGAGCAGCGCTCCAGGTCGCCCGGCAAGAGCTCCGAAACCTCCTGGACCCGGACACATGGGAACAGGCGGTTCACTCAAGCAGCGCGTACTGTTTTCAGGAATCGGCTGACTTCGTCCTCGAGATGACGACTTTCGTTAGAACGCGATTGTGCTGCCGAGAGATTCTAGGAGGACGCCGAACGAGTCTCCATGGCACCGCGCTGTACGTAATGATGTTGGTGGAGACGCGCTGGGGTACCTTCTGCGGTCTGCCGGATGTTGCGGGAAATCTCCTGCGTCGCGGCGCCCTGCTCTTCCACGGCTGCGGCGATGGTCGAGGAACTCTCCGACAGCTTCTCGGGCGTCGCATCGGATTTCGACGCTGTCCTTCCTCATGCCTCGCCCGACCCGGAGAAGATCGACGCCGGCGGCGTGGTGCGCACCGGCAGTGGCCGTTCGGAGAGCCTGGAGGCCCGCGAGGGCCCACCCAACTTTGCATCGTATCGGCCGACCAGCGCCAGCAAACGCCGCCTAGTGAAGGGATCGGCCCGCTCGGCCAAAGCACGAATGCGCTCCACCTGTTCTCTGCAGAAGTCCTCGTCCATCACGCCACCCCCCAACACTTGCTCAAGCTTCCACCGAACGTCATTGCGGTGGTTTCAGTTCGCCGGCGAGCCAGCCCACTGCATCGGTCTTCATCGGATCCACTGCGAAGGACACCACCTCCATACGTTCGCAGGTGGAGCACTCGAAGGTGCGCTCCTCGATCCCTCTTTCGCCGGGAGAGATGCGAGCCAACGCCATCCGGTGCTTGCACACCGGACACATCGGCCGCTCACTGATCGAGGCTGCCATCCCTGAAACCCCACAGAGGCCAATCATGCCGCTTTCCCAGGCGAGAGTCTTTAGCTTTTGCGAGCCCATTGGAGACTTCGCTGCCGTCCGCGGGAGAGGAACGAGCTGGGTGGTGCCGGGTTGATTCATCGGGTTCGCGCGCAAATGCGCAGCCTGCGTGGCTCCGCCTCCCAAGCCCCCAAAAGCCCCCCAAAGGCGGGGCTACGCTCCATGCGAGCCGAGTGGGATACGCTGGCGCCCAAGGCCAGCACCTTCGAAGGAAGGAAGGAGCGGGCTCCTGTTGGTCGAGCACCGCCCGAGCAATTCGGTACCCCCGCGCCCGGTTACGAACCTCTCCGAACAATGGGGCCGTCGGGAGACGCTGCAAGTTGCAGAACTCGCTGTCCTGCCGTCGGAACTGCAGGGCGCTAGCAGCGAACTCCGCCGGCCCGGTTGAGATGGCGGCGAGGAGACGGGGGGCGCCCGATCGAGATCAAGACCGACTCGAAAACATCCACGTCGTGCAGCGGATCGTGAGACCTTGGTCAATCCGCCTCCTCTGATGCACTTGATCTGAAGTACACTGCGATCGTCTCATTCTGCGGCTTGTTCCGCGATGCGACCATGGACGAACGCGCTCTGCTAGTCGCCATCCAGCTCGGCCCAGAACCCCCCGGTCGCCACGAGCACCGGCGTGTTATCGAACAGACGCCCTCGCAGAAGGTCAACAATGTGGCGCGCCGCAAACAGAGAAATATTTAGCAACCTGTAGTGATGTCATATCTCAGTTGCAATCGGTGGCGGATTTGACTAGAGAGGCAGCGCAGATGGGAGGGTTGGCACATGAACCATGATAATTCATCCAGCTTGCTGGACTTGCAGGGACTTCGGCTGATACGGGCGTTTCTCCGGATAGAGGGTGAGACCAGACGGAACGAGATTCTCGAATTCGCGGAACGGTTGGCGGAACATGCGCCGGGCGGCTCAACTCCGCTAAGTGAATCGGTTTCGTCGCCATCGCCCGAGCTTCCCAGCTAGATCACCACCGACATGGCCGCGCAACGAACCGATAAAGTGCTTCGGTCGGACTCATGTCCGATCTGTCCACGCTGCAAGAACGCGATGACCTTGACTTCGCCGCGAAATGATAAGGGCCCGCCAGTGTGGCGATGCTTCAAGTGCGAGACTGACTGAGATTGTCCGAATTCTTTCGGCGCGGCGCAACTTCGTCAGCCAATTCCCCTGCTCCTCGATGAGCAAGAGAATGCCCTCAGCGCGTCGCGGCTGGCCGAAGCCTTCCCCGCTAATTCGCCGGGCCGATTGCGTCAACTGGTGACCGAGACACGCCGCGCGGGCTTCGCTGTCAACTTCGTATCCGGCTCCTGGGGTATCGGCGTTGCCGTCATCGGTGCTGACGGAAAGCCGGCCGGCGCGTTGAGCGTGGCCGCGATCGAGTCGCGCATGGGCGAACCGCGCCGTCGCGAGGTTGCATGCTTCTTGCAAGCGGCCGCGGCGGAGCTATCGGTACGACTGCGCGAGCTCCACAGCGTCAGCAGAAAGACCGACGTGACGCGCCGGCGCGCCTAGTCCAGCGCCAGTGGCGGCGGCTCACAAGCCTGCTCCCTTGGCGATTGCGTCCGCGAAGGAGCGATCGACGATATCCGCGGCATCAAGCTTCCGCTTGATGAGACCCCAGCGGCAGTAGAGATCGATCGTGCTCTGCTCGTCTTTCGTCACACTGTCGTCGATCGGCGCAATGCGCACCTTTGCGCGCGCGAGCCAATTCAGCGGCACCACGGCCGGGATATTCATCAGCCTGCCCCACGTCTCGGCATAGCTGTTGGTGTTGTTGAGCGACCAGGTCCTTGCAGCCGCGAGCCGCCTAATGAAGTCGGTCAGTTCGGGCCGTTTATCGCGAATGGATCCCGAGGTGGCGACCTGGAAGCTGAGCCCTGGTGTTAATCCCTCCGCGGTGATCACGCGGCGCGATTTGAACAGCACCTCCTCCTGGCTGACATAGGGCTCCCAGGTCGACCAGGCATCTACGGAACCCTGGCTGTAGGCGATCTTGGCATCGGATGGCGCAAGGAACGTGATCTGCACGTCATCCGCCTTCCAGCCCATCTGCTCCAGCGCGGCCAGAATCAGTTGATGGCCGATCGAGCCGCGGCCGGTTGCGATTTTCTTCCCGCGCAG contains:
- a CDS encoding response regulator, which encodes MGSQKLKTLAWESGMIGLCGVSGMAASISERPMCPVCKHRMALARISPGERGIEERTFECSTCERMEVVSFAVDPMKTDAVGWLAGELKPPQ
- a CDS encoding ABC transporter substrate-binding protein; protein product: MIRLMLAGALLLLGNEAGQAQTILRVGDQKGNAQAVMEAAGVLKDVPYRIEWKEFAAAAPLLEALSAGAIETGLVGDAPFTFAAAAGVPVKAIAAIRQTGEGLAILVPEKSPIKSFDDLRGKKIATGRGSIGHQLILAALEQMGWKADDVQITFLAPSDAKIAYSQGSVDAWSTWEPYVSQEEVLFKSRRVITAEGLTPGLSFQVATSGSIRDKRPELTDFIRRLAAARTWSLNNTNSYAETWGRLMNIPAVVPLNWLARAKVRIAPIDDSVTKDEQSTIDLYCRWGLIKRKLDAADIVDRSFADAIAKGAGL